A stretch of the Macaca thibetana thibetana isolate TM-01 chromosome X, ASM2454274v1, whole genome shotgun sequence genome encodes the following:
- the LOC126946933 gene encoding uncharacterized protein LOC126946933: MAKETHTPVKPKENTKQPIVSTKKPTPRTKEKKEKKNSCQQKTNKTGKVEKKITKVKKPLQRNSRKKTQSPPSCSKKPRITMRPTIFACHHKQNKTQTKTQKSKHKIQRKIQITRASPEATGNSKPSQVTISAASKCRAWIRNVQLATASP; the protein is encoded by the exons ATGGCTAAGGAGACCCACACACCAGTGAAGCCCAAAGAAAATACGAAACAACCAATTGTAAGCACGAAAAAGCCAACCCCAAGAAccaaagagaagaaggaaaagaagaactcTTGTCAACAAAAGACCAACAAAACTGGCAAG GTGGAGAAGAAAATCACAAAGGTAAAAAAACCCCTTCAAaggaattcaagaaagaaaactcaatCACCTCCTTCCTGCTCCAAAAAGCCTAGGATAACAATGAGACCAACAATATTTGCGTGTCACCACAAGCAGAATAAGACGCAAACTAAAACTCAGAAGAGCAAGCACAAAATACAACGGAAAATACAAATCACAAGAGCAAGCCCAGAAGCCACTGGCAACAGCAAACCATCCCAAGTAACCATCTCTGCTGCCAGTAAATGCAGAGCCTGGATCAGAAATGTACAACTAGCAACAGCATCTCCATAG